The Strigops habroptila isolate Jane chromosome 13, bStrHab1.2.pri, whole genome shotgun sequence genome contains a region encoding:
- the ZNF335 gene encoding zinc finger protein 335 isoform X6, translated as MEENAVQSSSDAAPQAAREEPSESGLGVGTSEAVSADSSDAASAPGPLSRADDTGVGQSSDSSGVSLEEVSESSSSTDAIPRIYLPDSSSVAQSTLVSSVSTVSQSIMVSESPQVLVHSSVITDGTTVVSDSTASTSSDLGSAIDKIIESTIGPDIIQSCIAVTSAEDGGAETTQYLILHGPDDGAPIVSQMATSALANSLAIEAVADGPTSTCLDQPGPSDPSEQLEVLELPAQPGQAQEVDGEEELDQPDMETLEEMMEVVVVQQFKCKMCQYKSISKKTLINHMKERHFQPAGSAVALKKGHPQKGESVPKTTEEEVPEEEDDDDIMDAGAIDDPEEDSDYNPAEDEPHGRQPKFSRSVPTSSEERPRRRPGRPRKCPRLEDVPQDVPEGGDTEPLVTSQSTPSRELQNSEAASSSGLENGTSESLAEPSISQSDSENKDPSSNMSPEEADVLPRRRGRPSRRFLGKKYRKYMGRRYYYKSPKPLMRPYLCRICGSRFLTHDDLRFHVNSHEANNPQLFKCLQCSYRSRRWSSLKEHMFNHAGSKPYKCEECNYTSVYKKDVIRHSTVHSRDRKKRADPPPKLNSFPCPVCNRIYPMQKRLTQHMKTHSTEKPHMCDKCGKSFKKRYTFKMHLLTHIQAIANRRFKCEFCDYVCEDKKVLLNHQLSHMNDKPYKCSFCKYSTFREDFLVSHMAVKHTGGKPFACEFCHFTTKHKKNLRLHVHCRHAESFEEWAKMHPEEPPCRRRPFFTLQQIEELKQQHSQVQAPAEPEASPPEPVGPATYRTVQALAGAEPPILSQDSLGGATIIYEQDVAGSAELATQTALDLLLNMSTQRELATGSLQVAVVKQDDSGEAPVSCEPQAQEEGEEADSKEQQQQKLLTLHMVEPGETLVQEAYEEATLDGSELQQITIPFGGTTEYSIITPISEEIQAPGTLYSEEEGPVETSEAVVVSEAVMAEEDLKGRSNPCLVSPSAAGSQFQHAEPLGDAAFPSPAERQEADVKWPLVQCVTSQLQKDSALSPASEGQESSSPKVKWPALQGTAKKLSCKVSTAKKLSCKISTAKKFSCKICTAMFTGRAEMESHKRAHVGPSTFKCPDCPFTAALWPEVRSHMVQHASLRPHKCSHCSFASKNKKDLRRHMLTHTNEKPFACPVCGQRFNRNGHLKFHMQRLHSSEGKRPGAPAAAAPQTIILKSEEDTLATLQTALQSGQAVLAPERLQQALGQEHIIVTQGQSVASQEEAAYIQEITTADGQTVQHLVTSDNQVQYIIAQDSVQHLLPHEYVVVPGGHHIQVQDGQITHIQYEQGSQFLQEPQIQYMPVSPEQQLVTQAQLEAAAHSAVSVADAAMAQAQGVFTAEAAAEQMQQLQEGIHYDVITLTD; from the exons ATGGAGGAGAATGCGGTGCAGAGCAGCAGCGACGCGGCCCCGCAGGCGGCGCGGGAGGAGCCCTCCGAGAGCGGGCTGGGCGTCGGGACCTCGGAGGCCGTGTCAGCGGACAGCAGCGACGCTGCCTCGGCCCCCGGACCCCTCTCCCGAGCGGACGACACCGGCGTGGGCCAGAGCTCCGACAGCAGCGGGGTCTCCTTG GAAGAGGTGTcagagagcagctccagcacagatGCCATTCCCCGGATTTACCTGCCAGATTCATCCTCTGTCGCCCAGTCCACCTTGGTCTCCAGTGTCTCCACTGTGAGCCAGTCCATCATGGTGTCAGAGTCCCCACAAGTCCTGGTACATTCCAGTGTCATCACTGACGGAACCACTGTCGTGTCGGACTCCACTGCGTCCACCTCCTCGGACCTGGGTTCTGCCATTGACAAAATCATCGAGTCCACGATCGGGCCTGACATCATCCAGA gcTGCATTGCCGTGACCAGTGCAGAGGATGGTGGGGCAGAGACTACCCAGTACCTCATCCTGCACGGCCCTGATGATG GTGCCCCCATAGTGTCTCAGATGGCCACTTCTGCACTGGCTAATAGCTTGGCGATAGAAGCTGTTGCTGATGGACCGACCTCCACATGCCTTGACCAGCCCGGCCCTTCAGACCCTTCTGAGCAGCTGGAAGTGctggagctgccagcacagccaggtCAGGCCCAAGAGGTGGATGGTGAGGAGGAGCTGGACCAGCCGGACATGGAGACCCTGGAAGAGAtgatggaggtggtggtggtgcagcAGTTCAAGTGCAAGATGTGTCAGTACAAGAGCATCTCCAAGAAAACGCTGATTAACCACATGAAAGAGCGGCACTTCCAGCCAG CAGGTTCAGCTGTGGCTTTGAAGAAAGGACATCCACAAAAGGGGGAATCTGTGCCAAAGACTACGGAGGAGGAGGTCccagaagaggaagatgatgatgatatCATGGATGCTGGTGCTATCGATGACCCTGAAG AGGACAGTGACTACAACCCAGCCGAGGACGAGCCTCATGGGCGGCAGCCCAAGTTCAGCCGCAGCGTCCCCACATCCAGCGAGGAGAGGCCGCGGCGCCGCCCGGGGAGACCCCGCAAGTGTCCTCGCCTGGAGGACGTGCCTCAGGACGTGCCCGAAG GAGGGGACACAGAGCCCTTGGTGACGTCCCAGAGCACGCCGAGCCGCGAGCTGCAGAACTCGGAAGCAGCTAGTTCCTCTGGCCTGGAGAACGGGACCAGCGAGAGCCTGGCGGAGCCCAGCATCAGCCAGTCTGACTCAGAGAACAAGGACCCTTCCTCCAACATGAGCCCCGAGGAGGCAGACGTGCTCCCCAGGCGGCGCGGGCGGCCCTCCCGCCGCTTCCTGGGCAAAAAATACCGCAAGTACATGGGGCGCAG GTACTACTACAAGTCGCCCAAGCCCCTGATGAGGCCCTACCTGTGCCGGATCTGCGGCTCACGCTTCCTCACACACGATGATCTGCGTTTCCACGTCAACTCGCACGAGGCCAACAACCCGCAGCTCTTCAAGTGTCTGCAGTGCAGCTACCGCTCCCGCCGCTGGTCCTCCCTCAAG GAGCACATGTTCAACCATGCGGGCAGCAAGCCCTACAAGTGCGAGGAGTGCAATTACACCAGCGTGTACAAGAAGGATGTCATCCGGCACTCCACGGTGCACAGCCGGGACAG gaaaaaaagagctgatCCG cccccaAAGCTGAACTCCTTCCCATGCCCCGTGTGCAACCGCATCTACCCCATGCAGAAGAGGCTCACCCAGCACATGAAGACACACAGCACGGAGAAGCCACACATGTGTGACAAG TGCGGGAAGTCCTTCAAGAAGCGCTACACCTTCAAGATGCACCTTCTGACACACATCCAGGCCATTGCCAACCGCAG GTTCAAGTGTGAGTTCTGTGACTATGTCTGCGAGGACAAGAAGGTCCTGCTGAACCACCAGCTGTCACACATGAACGACAAGCCCTACAAGTGCAGCTTCTGCAAGTACTCCACCTTCCGGGAGGACTTCCTGGTGTCGCACATGGCTGTCAAGCACACAG GAGGGAAGCCGTTTGCTTGTGAGTTCTGCCACTTCACCACCAAGCACAAGAAGAACCTGCGGCTCCACGTGCACTGCCGCCACGCCGAGTCCTTCGAGGAGTGGGCAAAGATGCACCCCGAGGAGCCGCcgtgccgccgccgccccttCTTCACCCTGCAGCAGATCgaggagctgaagcagcagcacagccaggtcCAGGCCCCGGCTGAGCCAGAGGCCAGCCCGCCA GAACCTGTTGGGCCTGCCACCTACCGCACGGTCCAGGCCCTCGCGGGAGCAGAGCCCCCCATCCTCTCGCAGGATTCCCTGGGAGGGGCCACCATCATCTACGAACAAG ACGTGGCTGGATCTGCAGAGCTGGCCACGCAGACTGCCCTGGATCtcctgctgaacatgagcaCTCAGCGAGAGCTGGCCACGGGCTCGCTGCAG gTGGCTGTGGTGAAGCAGGATGATTCTGGAGAGGCGCCGGTCTCCTGTGAGCCCCAGGCacaggaggagggggaagaggcaGACTctaaggagcagcagcagcagaagttgtTGACACTGCACATGGTGGAGCCTGGGGAGACATTGGTGCAGGAGGCTTATGAGGAGGCAACCCTGGATggctcagagctgcagcagatcaCTATCCCCTTTGGTGGGACGACAGAGTACAGCATCATCACACCCATCAGTGAGGAGATTCAGGCTCCTGGCACGCTGTACAG TGAGGAGGAGGGCCCCGTGGAGACCTCTGAGGCGGTGGTTGTGAGCGAGGCTGTGATGGCAGAGGAGGATCTGAAGGGCCGTAGCAATCCCTGTCTTGTGTCGCCCAGCGCTGCAGGGAGCCAGTTCCAGCACGCAGAG CCCCTTGGGGACGCCGCCTTCCCCTCGCCTGCGGAGCGCCAGGAGGCCGACGTCAAGTGGCCACTCGTGCAGTGTGTCACCAGTCAGCTCCAGAAGGACTCGGCTTTATCCCCAGCCTCTGAGGGGCAGGAAAGCTCATCCCCAAAGGTCAAGTGGCCTGCGCTCCAAGGCACAGCCAAGAAGCTCTCGTGCAAGGTTTCCACAGCCAAGAAGCTCTCGTGCAAGATTTCCACAGCCAAAAAGTTTTCATGCAAAATTTGCACAGCCATGTTCACAGGGAGAGCAGAAATGGAGAGTCACAAGAGAGCCCACGTTGGGCCCAGCACCTTCAAGTGTCCCGACTGTCCATTCACTGCAGCCCTGTGGCCAGAGGTTCGG AGCCACATGGTCCAGCACGCCAGCCTTCGGCCACACAAGTGCAGCCACTGCAGCTTCGCCTCCAAGAACAAGAAGGACCTGCGCAGGCACATGCTGACACACACCAACGAGAAGCCCTTTGCCTGCCCGGTCTGTGGGCAGAG gtTCAACCGTAACGGGCACCTCAAGTTCCACATGCAGCGTTTGCACAGCTCGGAGGGGAAAAGGCCAGGGgcacctgcagctgctgccccacagaCCATCATACTGAAAAGCGAAGAGGACACACTGGCCACCCTGCAGA ctgctctgcagtccGGCCAGGCGGTGCTGGCTCCGGAGCGGCTGCAGCAGGCTCTGGGGCAGGAGCACATCATCGTCACGCAGGGGCAGAGTGTCGCTAGCCAG GAGGAGGCTGCGTACATCCAGGAGATCACAACTGCTGATGGACAGACAGTGCAGCACTTGGTGACCTCTGACAACCAG GTTCAGTACATCATTGCCCAGGACAGTGTACAGCATTTGCTTCCCCACGAGTATGTTGTTGTCCCAGGGGGACATCACATCCAG GTACAGGATGGTCAGATCACCCACATCCAATACGAGCAGGGCAGCCAGTTCCTGCAGGAGCCGCAG ATCCAGTACATGCCAGTCTcgcctgagcagcagctggtCACACAGGCACAGCTGGAAGCAGCGGCACACTCAGCAGTCTCAG TGGCTGACGCGGCCATGGCCCAGGCGCAGGGGGTGTTCACGGCTGAGGCGGCAGCCGagcagatgcagcagctgcaggaggggatCCACTACGACGTCATCACGCTGACGGACTAG